Proteins from a genomic interval of Diospyros lotus cultivar Yz01 chromosome 6, ASM1463336v1, whole genome shotgun sequence:
- the LOC127804351 gene encoding protein FAR1-RELATED SEQUENCE 5-like, whose amino-acid sequence MGETIWKLFVFSKEGKTDETYQMSRKNAVPRVGERNRGHTRLGCNARLSVVKQQTGNSWVVSHFVEEHNHGLTTPSRVHLLRSHRKVSATKKALAQQFSEANIPTCQQVRLMEIESGGPSSMGCTEKDIRNHVSLLRQEQMDSDNRMLRCFWADSELRRSYAFFGDVVVFDTTYNTNKYSMVFSPFVGVNHHGQTIIFGCELLSDETIESFVWLFSKFLEAMPNQAALVVIITDQDAAISKAISMLLPFTLHRFCLWHILNKFSEKFNAMLYNEQYHRLVNIIKQSKSPEKFEQRWIEIMKTTNLGSNKWLINMYEIRNSCTEYMVDIRWYPSVAPT is encoded by the exons atggGTGAAACTATATGGAAGTTATTTGTTTTCTCTAAAGAGGGAAAAACAGACGAGACCTATCAGATGTCTCGTAAAAATGCTGTGCCACGGGTTGGTGAAAGAAATCGTGGACATACACGGCTTGGGTGCAATGCTAGATTGTCGGTGGTGAAGCAACAAACTGGCAATAGTTGGGTGGTTAGCCACTTTGTGGAGGAACACAACCATGGTCTAACTACTCCTAGTAGAGTACATTTGTTAAGATCACACCGAAAAGTCTCGGCAACAAAGAAGGCACTTGCGCAACAATTTTCAGAAGCCAATATACCAACATGTCAACAAGTGCGATTGATGGAGATAGAGTCGGGCGGTCCATCATCGATGGGTTGTACTGAGAAAGATATCAGGAATCATGTTAGCTTGTTGCGTCAAGAACAAATGG ACTCGGACAATAGGATGCTTCGTTGTTTTTGGGCTGATTCTGAGTTAAGAAGATCATATGCCTTCTTTGGCGATGTCGTGGTGTTTGATACAACCTACAACACCAACAAGTACTCGATGGTATTTTCCCCATTTGTTGGTGTAAACCATCATGGCCAGACCATTATTTTTGGTTGCGAATTGTTAAGTGATGAGACTATAGAATCATTTGTTTGGTTGTTTTCGAAGTTCTTAGAAGCCATGCCAAACCAAGCGGCCCTTGTTGTTATAATCACTGATCAAGACGCTGCAATTTCAAAGGCTATCTCAATGCTATTGCCATTCACTCTGCACCGGTTTTGCCTATGGCAtattttgaacaagttttcAGAAAAATTCAACGCCATGCTGTATAATGAGCAGTATCACAGGCTGGTAAATATTATTAAACAGTCTAAATCGCCTGAGAAGTTCGAACAACGGTGGATCGAGATAATGAAAACCACCAATTTAGGCAGCAATAAGTGGTTGATCAATATGTATGAAATACGCAATTCCTGCACTGAATACATGGTTGACATACGTTGGTACCCATCTGTTGCTCCAACATAA